The DNA segment GTGCCTCAAATGAAAGGCGATCGTCTACTCTTTTAAGACTTACGCACCCAGGTTGTCTGTTGAGACCGGGTGTAAGGGTTTCCAATATTTATACACGCCAGTTTGCTCAAGTCGGGAAACTCCTTCGGATTCGGCAGTCCACCCGGCGGCATAGCCGCACGTGTGGCTGCACTCACCGCCCACGCAACTGGCTCCCCTATACCCTTGTCCAAACCCTTGATGTTTTATTTTTCTGCGTAAGTCCTATCTCTTAAACAACGTCACCCATAAGGCGTAACCAGCTTTCTTCTTCTGGCAGCCAATAACCTCCTCAAGCAAGGGTTTCACCTTTTATTGGTTGCAATTCAGGTGGGAATTTTTTGTCAATTTCGATCAAAAGCCTGAGGTAATAATCAAAAAGGGGAGCTTGTGGAAATTAACTACAATTTTTTCCACAGAAATTTCTCAATTCATAGAAATACGGTATTGATGGTTTTAATTGTCGTGGTAGAATTTGTTCTACTTTCATGCCGATGTCTGTCAGGCACTTTCATAAAACAGTTCAATAGACTCAAAAAAATCTTTTTGAAGGCAGGCAACAATCATTCCCACGCATTTCGTAGATTTAAATAAGCTTGTGAAAAATAGCAGAAAAATTTTGTAGTTAGACTCATACTCCCTTCGCTCTAAAATGGGCGATCGCTCACTCTGGATCTAAGTATCTTTAGGGTGGGCAATGTCCACTTATGATGGTTGTGGTGGGCAATGCCAAACGCCACTTGCTCCAAGCCGGGAAACCCTTTCAGCAGTTACTCCACTTGGGGAAACCCCAAGACCGTACTGCTTCACCAACGCAGTGGCTCTCCTACGTATATTTCAGAAATCAAATACTAGTCCTATATCAGCTTTCAGTCGGTAAGCTAATAACTCATCAACTATAATCTGAATGGATGATAGTTAAGATGAATTTATAAACTGAAAAAAATTGTTGATGACCAGTCAAAAATTTAGTTTGTCAGTTTATATTATAATTTTGAGACTAATATCGTAGAATATTGAATGAACCTTGAAAATTCATTAAGGTTTTCGTCTGTTAATGATTCTATTTCTTAATTGCTATTAGGATAAAACCAACTAACTAATTTAATGGTTGATCCTCCGTCAGCAATATATAGAAGAAGTCTCTCAGTCTAAATAGACTCAGAAAATCTGGTTTTGCTGGTAATGCACAAGAATTAAACTAGTTTCTGCTAGTCCGTGGGTTAATCGGCATGATGCTTTGTTTATCAAAAGGAACGAAAAGTGAGCAGATGATGATTATATTGAGAAATATTTAAAGTATTTATGAAAGCTTCAAAAAAACACACAGATGTTTTTTTTGCTCTCTTTCAGTTAAATCCACCAAATATCTAATGCTAAGATTGCCATGAATGCACATCGAGGATCTGCTGTGCTCAGTTCTGCAACTTTTAAACTGCAGCCAACTGCAACAGGACTGACTGAAAATCATCGCCTGCGGCTGTTTTCTGGCTCTTCTAACGTACAACTTTCTCAAGAAGTCGCTCGTTACCTGGGTATGGACTTAGGCCCCATGATCCGCAAAAGATTTGCGGATGGTGAACTGTATGTTCAAATTCAGGAATCGATTCGGGGTTGCGATGTCTACCTCATCCAACCATGTTGTCAACCAGTGAACGATCACTTAATGGAATTACTAATTATGGTTGATGCCTGTCGGCGCGCTTCTGCGCGACAGGTGACAGCAGTAATTCCTTACTATGGTTACGCTCGTGCTGACCGTAAAACCGCAGGGAGAGAATCAATCACTGCCAAGTTGGTTGCTAACCTGATTACTCAAGCCGGAGCTAATCGCGTCTTGGCAATGGATTTACACGCTGCTCAAATTCAGGGATACTTCGATATTCCGTTTGATCATGTGTACGGTTCACCGGTCTTGCTAGATTATCTAACAAGCAAACAACTGCATGATATTGTAGTGGTTTCCCCCGACGTTGGTGGTGTAGCGAGAGCAAGAGCATTTGCGAAAAAGCTCAATGATGCCCCACTGGCAATTATTGACAAACGCCGTCAGGCTCATAACGTCGCCGAAGTTTTAAATGTGATTGGTGATGTCAAAGGCAAAACCGCAGTTTTGGTTGATGACATGATCGATACTGGTGGCACAATTGCCGCCGGCGCTAAATTATTACGTGAAGAAGGGGCGCGTCAGGTATACGCTTGTGCAACCCATGCAGTCTTCTCTCCTCCTGCTGTTGAACGATTGTCCAGTGGCTTGTTTGAGGAAGTAATTGTCACCAATACAATACCCATACCAGAAAGCGATCGCTTTCCCCAACTAGTAGTGTTATCAGTCGCTAACTTGTTAGGGGAAACCATCTGGCGGATTCATGAAGATACATCTATAAGTAGTATGTTCCGCTAGCCCAAACAAGACTGTCTTTCCTGTTACAGTCAAACAAAAAAATATATGAAGTATGAAGTGAGGAATATTTCAGCCTTCATGCTTCAGATTTTTTCTGAGATGCTAAATCCTCAATTTGGGTAACTACCCGTGCTAGTTCTGCAACAATGGCCCTAGTTTCAGTCTTTTGATAAGCATCCACCAGCGATCGGTAATACCAAAGAGTACCAGTTTTACCACCTTGGAAGCGTTCCCAAAGGGATTCACCCACAAGGCGATAATCTTGGAGAATTGACCGAGCATTGTGGAGTTTATCAGCAGCTGATACCAGTAGCACTGATGGAGAGGCGGTAGAAATATGAGCAATATAAGCCTCCTTGCGTCGTTTCCAAGGAGGCTTTGGTATTGTATCAGCGTCTGTACAACCATCAACAATTGCCGTGACAGTTTCGCCAAAGCGGCGACGAATTTCTTCTCTTGTCGCTGCGCCACCTTGGTCTTCCACCGCGTCGTGTAAAAGTGCTGCTATGGCTTCATCTTCATTGGCTCCATATTCTAAGGCAATACTGGCGACACCCAACAAATGAGCCACATAAGGGATACCCGAACCTTTACGGACTTGGTGAGCGTGGAGTTGAGTAGCGTAAGTCAAAGCTTGGGTAAAGCGTTCTGAAAGCATAAGGAAGAGAGGGTGGTGTTTAGAACTAGAAAAATATTGGCAGAAAAGTTAAAAGTGTTAAGTGTTGACCCTGATGTTATTTAGTTTTGGTTAAGTATGATCGTAGTGCGGTAAATATCTTCGATTTTGTCAGTGGTCAGTAGTCAGAGGTAAAACAATTAACAACTGACACGCGCAACGCAATAAAAAACAACTGAAATTAACAACTGTACAGACGCGATTAATCGCGTCTCTAACAACTGACCACTGACACAGGCAAAACGGTAAAGATAGAGCTTGCTAGATATCAGTATAGGGAGGCTAGATTTTTAAGATTTTATGTGACAACCGGATCTTTTTACTCCTAAAATCGAAGACAAGGTAAAGTTCAATAGAACAACAGCCTAAATTTATGATTCTTTTAAAAAATCCAGGGTTAAAAGCTATTACTAAATCTCCAATGGTAGATCGGATAAACGATATTGCTTGGCAAGCTCACCAAGGAAGCGTTGCGGCAATTATTCAACTATTAAACGAAAAGCTCACCAAATCTGGTGTGAGAATCAGGGCTGTTTTTGCTGATGGTGTCCTACAACTATTATGCGAAGCAGCCAAGGTAGAACAACTTGAGCAATCTAGTCTGGTAGAGCAAATCCAGCATATTCTGGAATCAATTGCACCGCGCCATATTCGCCGCATCAAAATTAACAGTCGGATTGTTCGGGAACAACAACTGCTATGGTTGACAGAAATTGACCGCGATCGCGAGAATCAATTACTCTGGTCACAAGAAATTACCCTTGCTCAACCCAATGTCCTCAAGCAACTCATCAGCGATTTCCAAGAAGCCCAAGCCGAACAAGGACAAGTAAATTTACGCGAACTCTCACCACTGCATAACAAAGGTAAACAAAAAAAGGTCTCCCAGGTTAAGTTGCGGTCAGCATTTGCTTTATGTTTGTTGCTATCGGTTGGGTGGATTTTTTATAGTCAGTTTGGTGAACAACTCCAAAATTCAGCGCAGCTAGACAATCACAATTCTTTAGCTACAGCCAACACTAACGGGAAAAAATCAGCAGTACTGAACAAGGCTTTTAATAGTGGCGCTACTAACGAATCTGAAGACTCCTTTGCTTCGGCTGTACGCCTTGCTAATCAAGCCTCCGCATCTGGTAAAACAGCCACTAGTGCAACTCAATGGTTGGAGTTAGCGGCTATGTGGCAACGAGCATCTGATTTAATGAGTGCAGTACCAGCCAATCACAAGCGTTACCAGGAAGCTAAGATACGTACTCAGCTATATAAGAAATATAGTGAGGCGGCACAAAAAGAAGCTGATAAATCTCCATGATGACTAAGCGATTCAAAAGCGTATGAACTGTGTCACGCAGAGAGAATTTTTAGATTTGAGGATTGGGAAAACAGAGATGATATGGAAAATGGGGAAACGTGATTTCCCCATTTTATTTGTAAAAAATATAAGAATTTATTGACTAATTACTCATCTCTAACATTCGTTGCATTGGTCGCAGAGCCGCGAGTCGGATATCTTCCGACATGGTAATTTCCGGAGTACGATTTTTCATTGCCCAGTAGAGTTTTTCTAGGGTGTTTAACCGCATAAATGGACATTCATTGCAAGCACAATTATTTATGGGTGGCGCAGGAATAAAATGCTTGTTAGGTGCTAGTTTCTGCATTTGGTGGATAATTCCTGGCTCAGTCGCCACGATAAATTCTTGACTGGGGCTGGTTTGACAGTATTGGAGTAAGGCTGCTGTAGAGCCGATAAAACTAGCGTGACGCAAGACACTACTTTCACATTCTGGGTGAGCGATCGCCTCTGCTTGGGGATGAGCGACTTTTAATTGTACAATCTTCTTCTCAGAAAAGGTTTCATGCACCAAACAGCTACCTTGCCACAGTACCAAATCCCGTCCCGTTTGCTCCATCACATAACGCCCCAAATTTCTGTCAGGAGCAAAAATAATCGGCTGTTCTTTAGGGATTTGCTGCACAATTTTCACGGCGTTGGAACTGGTGCAGATAATATCGCTCATAGCTTTAATTTCAGCAGAGCAGTTAATATAGGAAACTACTAAATGATCGGGATGTGCTGCTTTAAAAGCGGCAAATTCTTTTGGTGGACAACTATCTGCTAAAGAACAACCCGCATTTAAATCTGGTAACAGTACCAATTTTTCGGGATTAAGAATCTTGGCTGTCTCTGCCATAAAATGAACACCAGCAAAGACTATCACATCTGCATTAGTCTGAGCTGCGGCTCTAGCTAGTTGTAATGAATCGCCTATAAAGTCTGCAATATCTTGAATATCCGGCTCTTGATAATAATGCGCCAAAATAACCGCATTGAGTTCTTTTTTCAGACTCTCAATAGCGGCAAATAAATCTAGTGGTAGTCCACCTGGTTGAGTCTGTTCCCGTTGAGCAAAGGCAGTGGTAAACACAGTTAGGGTTACTTTTTATTACAAATTTTGTCTGGTTATTTAATTATAGTAGTTTTTACCAAAAGTAGATGCTGGGTTAATACCCCTAAATAGTGTCCAAATCCGGCTGAGTTTCCTATGCTGGAAATATACGGCAAGGAAAGTGGCATGACCAGTCAAAAATATCAATCCAAAACTCTGAAAATTGCTGTAGTTGGAGATATCCATGATCAGTGGGAAGTAGAAGATGGCATGGCACTCAAGCATTTGGGTGTGGATTTGGTGCTATTTGTGGGGGATTTTGGTAATGAGTCGGTGGAAGTGGTAAGAGCGATCGCATCCCTGAATATTCCCAAAGCGGCAGTTATGGGTAACCATGATGCGTGGTACACTGCCACAGAATGGGGACGAAAGAAATGCCCTTATGATCGCACCAAAGAAGACTGGGTACAGGAACAATTAGATTTACTTGGTTCAGCCCATGTGGGTTACGGTAAACTGGATTTCCCCGAATGGAATTTAACCGTGGTGGGTGGTCGTCCTTTTAGTTGGGGTGGTCATGAATGGAGATTTGCTGATATCTGTAAAGAGCGTTATGGTGTGACCACCCTGGAAGAATCAGCACAGAGAATATTTGCATCGGTAAAAAGTGCAGCCTGTGAGACAATTATCTTTCTTGGTCATAACGGGCCGAGTGGATTAGGCGATCGGCCAGAAGACCCATGTGGTAAAGATTGGCATCCCATAGGCGGCGACTTTGGCGACCCAGATTTAGCCGAAGCGATTTCTCTGACGATGACGGCTGGTAAACAAATTGCCCTGGTGACATTTGGTCATATGCACCACACGTTACGACACACCAAAAAAGAACTACGCAAACCCATCTTTAAAAGTCCAGAGGGGATAGTTTACCTGAACGCCGCCAGTGTACCCAGGATTGTAGAAGGTGAAAGCGGCAAATTGCGGAATTTTTCCCTGGTTTCCCTAGAGGCGGGTGAGGTGACGCAAGCTTCATTAATTTGGGTGGGCGAAGATTTTCAGGTGGCGAAAGAGGAAATTTTTTATGAGCGATCAACTCCAGTAGTACCATCTGTGTAGATGATAGGATATAGTATTATCTGTCAGCTTTATTGCTCACCCACAAAAACACGGGTGGCAGTGGCTCGACAGTTTATTTGGAGAGGTGGCAGAGTGGTCGAATGCACTCGACTTGAAATCGAGCGAGGCGAAAACCTCCGGGAGTTCGAATCTCCCCCTCTCCGTTGATTTGATTATTGATATTGCTGTAAGCCACCCGATTTCAATCGACGGTGTTGACATAGCTCATGCTAAAAGACACCGAGAGCTAATTACTTAGCCTCTCCTCCACTTGATGAGGGTTCCCAGGCTCAACCGCCAACGCAGTTGATATTCCCTGTCTTGCAACAGGCTCCTTGGACGTACTTTTATCCTGTTTTCGAGGGACTCCCGATACAGCATCTAAATTAATTCCCAGTTCACTTAAACCGCGCTTTAAGATGACTTTTGCTGCATCAATGTCTGCATCTGCGTGATGACCACAATGTTCGCAAAGGAACTTTTCTTTATCTCGGTTTGTAGGACTGATATAGCCACATTCGCTGCATTCTTGGGAGCTAAAGTTTGGCTTAACCTCATGTACTAGAACGCCAGCCCTTTCGGACAAAATTTTAACTTTCAGTTTGAGGGAACCCCAAGCAGCATCAGCGATCGCTTTATTTAGTCCAGATTTAGCAGACTGGCCATTGCGTAAGTATTTACCGCTTTCATCTTGCTTAGGCTTGCAACGAGCCATCATACCCTGAACGTTGAGATTTTCAAATACAATCAGGTCGAATCGCTTAACTAAATTATGAGCTATTTTCCATTGATAATCCTCTCTTTGATTGGTAACTTTCTGTTCTAGCTGCGCTATTTGCTGATATGCTTTTTGGCGACGACGGGAACCTAAAACTTTACGATTCGCCGCCCAGTTAAGACGCGATCGCTTGCGTTCCATCTGCTTGTAAAATCGAGGATTGGCAATAGTTTCACCAGTGCTTAGAGATATCAGCTTTTTAATTCCTAAATCCACTCCCAACGCTGTTTGTATTTGCTGGGATGCAGAAGCCTGGGGAACTGTGTCATCTTGCAACAGAACGGAGATATAAAAACCGTTTGCCTTTTTCCGCACAGTGGTAGAACGAATTTTAAAGCCAAGTGGAAACGGTCGAGATTGAAAAAATCGCATCCAGCCAAGTCCAGGTAGTCTGACTTTGTTCCCTTTAAAGCCAACATCCCCTGTTGGGTAAGTGAAAGAGCGAAGTTTTCCCCTTCTTTTTGTTTTAGGATATTTACCCAAGCCTTTAAAAAACCTCACAAAAGCAGTATCAACTTGCTTGAGCATTTGTTGCAAGACGTGATAGCAAATCTCACCGTACCAAGGTCGCTCTTTTTTCAGGTCTACTAAATTGGCATCCTGTTGAGCAAGGGGACTACGTTTTTTCCCTTTTGTACTCCAGGGATTTCCGTACAAAGCACCCTTGCTAACGGAACAAGTTAATGGACAGCATTCAGCTTGAGTTTGAAGAATGCAGTAGTTACCCATGACAGGTGCTTTTGCTTGCTCGTATGCTTCCGTTCTTTCCCTAACTCGAAAGTTGTATTGGAGGCGAAGCAGATGCAGCCAACGCTCCATTGTTTCAGCTTGTTTCAATGAGGGATTCAGTTTATATACGTAGGACAGAAGCATAAAAGAAAGCAATACATTGCAACGCTAAGTTAATTATTTGATATTTATTACATCTTGACATTGCTCCAAGCAATATAATGTTTCGGAGATAAAAAATATATCTAATTTTAATAATTAAATATGGTTTCACTATAAATCTTTAAATTACTTTCAGAAAATATACGGGAGAAATAATAATTGTATTAGACAATAATATTCACAGAAAGAGTAAATTATCTCAAGCCTTATCAGGAGTTGGAAATGGCAAAAAATTGGAAAGAATATGCTGCTGATTTTGCAGTGAATACTACTTCAGGGATTGTAGTTGGTGTCATAGTCGGTGTTGCAGTAACTGCAATTACATCTAACCCTGCCTTTGGTATAATGGCAGGCAAAGTAACTGCTGGAGGTGTTTTCGGTGGTAGTATGATATCGTAATAGATGTTAATAGCTTCATGGTGTTTTAAATAGATGATTGATAATTGCACCACAGTAGTTTTTATTTAACTAATTTCTTTGTACTTGCATTTCTGATTTATTAGTAAATAGAAGTGCATTTTTTATTTTTTACCCTTTAGCGGCAAGTCATCTGCGTCGTAGAAGTATCTGCAAGGACGTGACATGGACTGATAATACAGAATTAATGCGAGACGATCGCGATAGATAATTATTTACAATATTTACTTTCCTATACAGAATCTACTAAAAATCCTATCAAGCACTGACTCTGTTACCTCTTCCCCGGTGATTTCTCCCAGTGCTTGGATTGCACCACGTAAGTCAATTGTCCAAAAATCTAGGGGTAGCTGCTGGGTAATTGTGGCTTGCACTTGTTCTAGAGACATTTTCGCTTGGGTGAGGGCTGCGGCTTGTCTTTGATTAATGGCTAAATCCATATCAGCCGCTTGGACTTTTCCAGTTTGAACTATCTCTAATATTGCCGTTTCTAGACTATCAATTCCTTGTTTTTGGGCTGCGGCTGTGTGAACAATTTGAGTAATATTTTCGGGATATTCTAAAGATGTAATTAATTGTTTTTCTACCAAATCAATTTTATTCATCACGAGAATTAACGGACGGTGTTTTACTTGTTCATAAATTTCTTGGTCGCCAGTCGTCCAACCGGTGGCAGCATCGATGGTTAACAAGACTAAATCGGCGGTGTTGGCTGCTTGACGCGATCGCTCTACGCCTATCTTTTCTACTTGGTCGCTAGTCTCCCGAATGCCTGCTGTATCTAGCACTTGTACGGGAATGCCTCCGACGACTAACTGCGATTCTACAACGTCGCGGGTTGTGCCGGGTAAGTCGGTGACAATGGCGCGATCGCTCTGGCTCCAAGCATTCAATAAGCTGGATTTACCTACATTCGGACGACCTACGATTGCCACTTTTAAGCCTGTCCGCAGTAGTTCACCTTTGTCTTTAGTTGCCAGTAGTTGCGATATTTCTGCGGCAATGTTTTCAATATCTGATATGATGGCTTCATCATCCAACGGGGGTAAATCTTCCTCAAAATCAATCCTGGCTTCAATTTCTGCCAAAATATCCAAACAGTTAGCGCGTAACTGGCGGATGGGATGAGCTAATTTGCCTTGTAAACCAGCTAAAGCCGTTTGAGCCGCTTGGGGCGATCGCGCACCGACTAAATCAGCAATGCTCTCGGCTTGGGTTAAATCTAGTCTGCCATTCAAAAAGGCTCTGAGGGTAAATTCCCCCGGTTGAGCAAGTCTAGCGCCGCTTTCCAGACATAATTGTAACACCTGCTGCACTGCAATAATTCCCCCGTGGCAATGGAACTCTACCACATCTTCGCGGGTGTAAGAACGAGGCGCTTTCATGAGCAGTAACAGGGCTTCATCTACGATTTGTCGCGTTTGGGGATGGCGGATGTAACCGTAAAGAATCCGGTGACTTTCCCAAACTTGCTTACCAGGCGCATCAAACAGAGTTTGGGCGATCGCTATTGCCTGGGAACCAGACACCCGCACGATACCGACGCTACCTTGTTGAGGGACAATAGCTGTAGCGATCGCCGCAATAGTTCCAGTAATAGCCAAAAGTTGAGTCATTTGTCAGTTGTCATTGGTCAGTTGTCAGAGATGCGATTAATCGCGTCTGTACTTTTTTTAAAATGGTAGATATTTAGACTAATTTGATTTTAACTACCAAGGTAAAATTTACCTGGAGGGCAGAAAAAGACCCTGAGTAGAGAGGAATTGACAG comes from the Nostoc sp. PCC 7120 = FACHB-418 genome and includes:
- the mnmE gene encoding tRNA uridine-5-carboxymethylaminomethyl(34) synthesis GTPase MnmE; translation: MTQLLAITGTIAAIATAIVPQQGSVGIVRVSGSQAIAIAQTLFDAPGKQVWESHRILYGYIRHPQTRQIVDEALLLLMKAPRSYTREDVVEFHCHGGIIAVQQVLQLCLESGARLAQPGEFTLRAFLNGRLDLTQAESIADLVGARSPQAAQTALAGLQGKLAHPIRQLRANCLDILAEIEARIDFEEDLPPLDDEAIISDIENIAAEISQLLATKDKGELLRTGLKVAIVGRPNVGKSSLLNAWSQSDRAIVTDLPGTTRDVVESQLVVGGIPVQVLDTAGIRETSDQVEKIGVERSRQAANTADLVLLTIDAATGWTTGDQEIYEQVKHRPLILVMNKIDLVEKQLITSLEYPENITQIVHTAAAQKQGIDSLETAILEIVQTGKVQAADMDLAINQRQAAALTQAKMSLEQVQATITQQLPLDFWTIDLRGAIQALGEITGEEVTESVLDRIFSRFCIGK
- a CDS encoding TIGR04168 family protein, whose amino-acid sequence is MLEIYGKESGMTSQKYQSKTLKIAVVGDIHDQWEVEDGMALKHLGVDLVLFVGDFGNESVEVVRAIASLNIPKAAVMGNHDAWYTATEWGRKKCPYDRTKEDWVQEQLDLLGSAHVGYGKLDFPEWNLTVVGGRPFSWGGHEWRFADICKERYGVTTLEESAQRIFASVKSAACETIIFLGHNGPSGLGDRPEDPCGKDWHPIGGDFGDPDLAEAISLTMTAGKQIALVTFGHMHHTLRHTKKELRKPIFKSPEGIVYLNAASVPRIVEGESGKLRNFSLVSLEAGEVTQASLIWVGEDFQVAKEEIFYERSTPVVPSV
- the nadA gene encoding quinolinate synthase NadA — translated: MFTTAFAQREQTQPGGLPLDLFAAIESLKKELNAVILAHYYQEPDIQDIADFIGDSLQLARAAAQTNADVIVFAGVHFMAETAKILNPEKLVLLPDLNAGCSLADSCPPKEFAAFKAAHPDHLVVSYINCSAEIKAMSDIICTSSNAVKIVQQIPKEQPIIFAPDRNLGRYVMEQTGRDLVLWQGSCLVHETFSEKKIVQLKVAHPQAEAIAHPECESSVLRHASFIGSTAALLQYCQTSPSQEFIVATEPGIIHQMQKLAPNKHFIPAPPINNCACNECPFMRLNTLEKLYWAMKNRTPEITMSEDIRLAALRPMQRMLEMSN
- a CDS encoding RNA-guided endonuclease InsQ/TnpB family protein codes for the protein MLLSYVYKLNPSLKQAETMERWLHLLRLQYNFRVRERTEAYEQAKAPVMGNYCILQTQAECCPLTCSVSKGALYGNPWSTKGKKRSPLAQQDANLVDLKKERPWYGEICYHVLQQMLKQVDTAFVRFFKGLGKYPKTKRRGKLRSFTYPTGDVGFKGNKVRLPGLGWMRFFQSRPFPLGFKIRSTTVRKKANGFYISVLLQDDTVPQASASQQIQTALGVDLGIKKLISLSTGETIANPRFYKQMERKRSRLNWAANRKVLGSRRRQKAYQQIAQLEQKVTNQREDYQWKIAHNLVKRFDLIVFENLNVQGMMARCKPKQDESGKYLRNGQSAKSGLNKAIADAAWGSLKLKVKILSERAGVLVHEVKPNFSSQECSECGYISPTNRDKEKFLCEHCGHHADADIDAAKVILKRGLSELGINLDAVSGVPRKQDKSTSKEPVARQGISTALAVEPGNPHQVEERLSN
- a CDS encoding HD domain-containing protein, with protein sequence MLSERFTQALTYATQLHAHQVRKGSGIPYVAHLLGVASIALEYGANEDEAIAALLHDAVEDQGGAATREEIRRRFGETVTAIVDGCTDADTIPKPPWKRRKEAYIAHISTASPSVLLVSAADKLHNARSILQDYRLVGESLWERFQGGKTGTLWYYRSLVDAYQKTETRAIVAELARVVTQIEDLASQKKSEA
- a CDS encoding ribose-phosphate pyrophosphokinase — encoded protein: MNAHRGSAVLSSATFKLQPTATGLTENHRLRLFSGSSNVQLSQEVARYLGMDLGPMIRKRFADGELYVQIQESIRGCDVYLIQPCCQPVNDHLMELLIMVDACRRASARQVTAVIPYYGYARADRKTAGRESITAKLVANLITQAGANRVLAMDLHAAQIQGYFDIPFDHVYGSPVLLDYLTSKQLHDIVVVSPDVGGVARARAFAKKLNDAPLAIIDKRRQAHNVAEVLNVIGDVKGKTAVLVDDMIDTGGTIAAGAKLLREEGARQVYACATHAVFSPPAVERLSSGLFEEVIVTNTIPIPESDRFPQLVVLSVANLLGETIWRIHEDTSISSMFR